Proteins co-encoded in one Candidatus Nitrosacidococcus tergens genomic window:
- a CDS encoding cytochrome P460 family protein, with translation MKQSNFNLKAVFISAAILTSISISTAYSAPATSVHFTSKGELIQPKDYREWVHVGTQVTPNDMNDGKAAIHGFHNVYVDPESFAYWKKTGEFRDGTVVIKELLDIGTKNALTGNGYFMGNYTGLEAAIKDSKRFPNEPGNWAYFMFGTKYPLPQTTAAQPTAECNTCHEKNAQDDWVFTQYYPTLTAAKPKDKVD, from the coding sequence ATGAAACAATCTAATTTCAATCTAAAAGCAGTTTTTATTTCAGCAGCAATCCTAACAAGTATAAGTATTAGCACTGCCTACAGTGCCCCTGCTACTTCCGTTCATTTCACCAGTAAAGGTGAACTTATCCAGCCCAAAGATTATCGTGAATGGGTTCATGTAGGCACTCAAGTTACCCCAAATGATATGAATGATGGTAAAGCAGCTATTCATGGATTTCATAATGTCTATGTGGATCCAGAAAGTTTTGCTTATTGGAAAAAAACCGGTGAGTTTCGTGATGGTACGGTCGTGATTAAAGAATTACTAGATATAGGCACTAAAAATGCCTTAACTGGTAATGGCTACTTTATGGGTAACTATACAGGACTAGAAGCAGCTATTAAGGATTCAAAGCGCTTTCCAAATGAGCCAGGTAATTGGGCTTATTTTATGTTCGGTACCAAATATCCTTTGCCTCAAACTACTGCTGCTCAGCCTACAGCTGAATGTAATACTTGCCACGAGAAAAACGCTCAGGATGATTGGGTATTCACCCAATATTATCCAACCCTTACTGCAGCAAAGCCTAAAGATAAGGTTGATTGA
- the panD gene encoding aspartate 1-decarboxylase, whose amino-acid sequence MYLTLLKSKLHRACVTQVELEYEGSCAIDSILLDTAGIKEYEQVHIYNINNGERFITYAMRADPNSQTISLNGAAARKACLNDRLIICTYGMIDSVEAELFKPALVYLNHNNKIVGTHYIPTTERSVDKG is encoded by the coding sequence ATGTATTTAACTTTATTAAAATCAAAATTGCATCGAGCTTGCGTAACTCAAGTTGAGCTAGAATATGAGGGATCCTGTGCAATTGATAGTATTTTGTTGGATACCGCTGGAATTAAAGAGTATGAACAAGTGCATATCTATAATATAAATAACGGAGAGCGATTCATTACTTATGCAATGAGAGCTGATCCTAACTCTCAAACAATCTCCCTTAATGGGGCTGCTGCACGAAAGGCTTGCCTTAATGATCGGCTAATTATATGTACCTACGGCATGATCGATAGCGTGGAGGCTGAGCTTTTTAAGCCTGCCCTAGTCTATTTAAACCATAACAATAAAATTGTGGGTACCCACTATATACCTACTACAGAAAGATCGGTAGATAAGGGGTAA
- the panC gene encoding pantoate--beta-alanine ligase produces the protein MEIIQTTALMVERVNQWRSTHKKIALIPTMGNLHAGHLALVKNATVLADRVVVSIFVNPLQFNNAKDYECYPRTLENDLKVLAPYNIAAVFAPSISEIYSQSLEQTTQVSVPILSNILEGAYRPRHFQGVTTIIAKLFNITQPKIALFGEKDYQQLLIIRRMVLDLAIPVTIKSISTVRDSNGLALSSRNSYLSDQERTQAPFLFNTLDYITTEIKKRKQSFIHLEQEGYNLLANHGFQPDYVSIKNMNLLDPNKEDRNLIVLGAAYLGKTRLIDNIPIQLG, from the coding sequence ATGGAAATTATTCAAACTACAGCACTGATGGTAGAGCGGGTAAATCAGTGGCGATCTACTCACAAAAAAATTGCTCTAATCCCTACCATGGGCAATCTCCATGCCGGTCACTTAGCTTTAGTAAAAAATGCTACTGTTCTGGCTGATAGAGTAGTTGTTAGTATTTTTGTGAATCCTTTACAGTTTAATAATGCAAAAGATTATGAGTGTTATCCTAGAACTCTAGAAAACGATTTAAAAGTTTTAGCACCCTATAATATAGCTGCCGTATTTGCTCCTTCAATTTCAGAAATATATTCTCAGTCCTTAGAGCAAACTACTCAAGTTAGTGTACCTATCCTTTCAAATATTCTTGAAGGTGCTTATCGTCCAAGGCATTTTCAAGGAGTGACTACCATTATAGCGAAACTCTTTAATATCACTCAGCCTAAAATAGCTCTGTTTGGAGAAAAAGATTATCAGCAATTATTAATTATTCGCCGTATGGTGCTTGATCTAGCTATTCCGGTAACTATTAAAAGTATCTCTACAGTACGGGATTCAAATGGCTTAGCTCTTAGCTCACGAAACAGTTATTTGTCCGATCAGGAACGAACACAAGCTCCTTTCTTATTTAACACTTTAGATTACATCACTACAGAAATTAAGAAAAGAAAACAAAGCTTTATCCATTTAGAACAAGAAGGCTATAATTTATTAGCAAATCATGGCTTTCAACCTGACTATGTTAGTATTAAAAATATGAACCTACTTGATCCAAATAAAGAGGATCGCAATCTAATTGTTTTAGGAGCAGCTTATTTAGGTAAGACGCGCCTTATTGATAATATACCCATTCAGTTAGGATAA
- the panB gene encoding 3-methyl-2-oxobutanoate hydroxymethyltransferase, whose amino-acid sequence MKRLTLPQLKQLKQQGEKIAMLTAYDASFAILLELAGVDVLLVGDSLGMVIQGQESTIAVNIEDIIYHCKNVVRGSQRSFIIADMPFITYATPNQALHNAARLMREGGAHMVKLEGGSFLKETIYQLSTYGIPVCAHLGLLPQSIYQLGSYQVQGKDQISADRIYEDAVTLEQAGADMLILECVSAVLGKKITQALEIPVISCGAGPECDGQVLVLYDMLGITQGKTPRFNYNFLTNKGSVLDSVKSYVHAVKNKQFPSSAQSY is encoded by the coding sequence ATGAAACGCCTTACCCTACCCCAACTTAAACAGCTAAAGCAGCAAGGTGAAAAAATTGCCATGCTTACCGCTTATGATGCAAGTTTTGCAATTCTATTAGAGCTTGCTGGAGTAGATGTGCTCCTAGTAGGGGATTCATTAGGAATGGTGATTCAAGGGCAGGAAAGTACAATTGCAGTGAATATAGAGGACATAATTTATCACTGCAAAAATGTAGTAAGAGGTAGTCAACGATCCTTTATCATTGCTGATATGCCTTTTATAACCTATGCAACACCTAATCAAGCGCTTCATAATGCTGCACGGCTTATGAGAGAGGGAGGAGCACATATGGTTAAGTTAGAAGGAGGATCTTTTTTAAAAGAAACTATTTATCAGCTAAGCACCTATGGTATTCCAGTATGCGCTCATTTAGGATTATTACCTCAATCTATTTATCAATTAGGTAGCTATCAAGTACAAGGTAAGGATCAGATTTCAGCGGATCGTATTTATGAAGATGCCGTCACTTTAGAGCAAGCAGGAGCAGATATGCTTATTCTAGAGTGCGTGTCTGCAGTCTTAGGAAAAAAAATTACTCAAGCTTTAGAAATACCAGTGATAAGCTGTGGTGCAGGTCCAGAATGTGATGGACAAGTGCTTGTTCTCTACGATATGTTAGGGATTACCCAAGGAAAAACTCCTAGATTTAATTATAATTTTTTAACTAATAAAGGGAGCGTACTTGATAGTGTTAAATCCTATGTGCATGCAGTAAAAAATAAGCAATTTCCTAGCTCAGCACAAAGCTATTGA
- the folK gene encoding 2-amino-4-hydroxy-6-hydroxymethyldihydropteridine diphosphokinase — protein MASVYIGLGSNLDCPKSHISQGLLELNNLPNTRYIICSSFYQSKPMGPQDQPDYINVVTKIVTNLSPKDLLLSLQKIEQDHQRVKTRYWGERTLDLDILLYEDIELHTVQLTIPHPKMYERGFVMYPLAEIAPHLIIPSMGYIRELIPHCIYTDVTKLDETPYPTPT, from the coding sequence ATGGCTAGCGTATATATTGGGCTAGGAAGCAATCTTGATTGCCCAAAATCTCATATATCTCAGGGATTACTTGAATTAAATAATTTACCTAATACTAGATATATAATTTGCTCTAGTTTTTATCAAAGTAAGCCTATGGGTCCCCAAGATCAGCCTGATTATATTAATGTAGTTACTAAAATAGTGACCAATCTATCCCCAAAGGATTTATTACTTTCTTTACAGAAAATAGAGCAAGATCATCAACGGGTAAAAACTCGCTATTGGGGAGAGCGTACTTTAGACTTAGATATACTTTTATATGAAGATATAGAGCTACATACAGTACAACTTACGATTCCTCATCCTAAAATGTATGAACGGGGATTTGTGATGTACCCACTTGCGGAAATAGCCCCTCATCTTATAATACCTAGTATGGGGTACATAAGAGAACTAATACCCCATTGTATCTATACTGATGTAACAAAATTGGATGAAACGCCTTACCCTACCCCAACTTAA
- the pcnB gene encoding polynucleotide adenylyltransferase PcnB, producing MTINSPTIVSQIKYSIFRECISESACKVLEHLNKSGFNAYLVGGCVRDLLLGYKPKDFDVATDATPEQVRELFPNSRLIGRRFRLAHVRFKRNIVEVSTFRAPPSEKLLDHNGRIIDDNIYGTLEQDAWRRDFSINALYYDIRTNSVIDYTGGITDLENHQLRLIGDPIVRYQEDPVRMLRAVRFMCKLSFHLHPESKEAIYQLASTLQNIPPARLFEEVIKLFLNGYAVQAFNLLRNFGLFQWLFPETEAYLVQGDRFSQFFLEQALINTDNRVLEEKPVTAAFLFAVFLWVPIKKLIDQYPDSKKIGELIRRSVENVFINQSRHITLPRRVSLPMKEIWYLQSRFKYQQGMRAVRLLQHPRFRAAYDFLLLRNQAGEHPNGQDTNLCQWWDKVQSMEEKEQLNYLNPKKSRSNCSKTKKFKPKLNQPISVDG from the coding sequence ATCACTATTAATTCTCCAACAATTGTTTCTCAAATTAAGTACAGTATTTTCCGTGAGTGCATTAGTGAGTCTGCTTGCAAAGTTTTAGAGCATCTAAATAAATCAGGATTTAATGCTTACTTAGTTGGGGGATGTGTACGGGATTTATTGCTAGGTTATAAACCCAAAGATTTTGATGTAGCTACTGATGCTACTCCCGAGCAAGTTCGTGAACTATTCCCTAATAGCCGATTAATTGGGCGTAGATTTCGTCTTGCCCATGTACGATTTAAGCGAAATATTGTTGAGGTATCTACCTTCCGAGCTCCACCTTCAGAGAAATTATTAGATCATAATGGGCGGATTATAGACGATAATATTTACGGCACTTTAGAGCAGGATGCTTGGCGGCGGGATTTTTCTATTAATGCACTTTATTATGATATTAGAACTAATTCTGTAATTGATTATACGGGTGGCATAACAGATTTAGAAAATCACCAACTTCGCTTAATTGGCGATCCAATAGTCCGTTATCAAGAAGATCCAGTACGGATGCTACGAGCGGTACGATTTATGTGTAAGCTGAGTTTTCATCTTCACCCTGAAAGCAAAGAAGCTATTTATCAGCTTGCATCTACTTTGCAGAATATTCCTCCGGCACGGCTATTTGAGGAAGTGATTAAGCTATTTTTAAATGGTTATGCTGTACAAGCTTTTAATTTACTTCGTAACTTTGGATTATTTCAATGGCTCTTTCCAGAAACAGAAGCATATTTGGTGCAAGGAGATAGGTTCTCCCAATTTTTTTTAGAACAAGCCCTGATTAATACAGATAACCGAGTCCTAGAAGAAAAACCAGTAACTGCTGCCTTCTTATTTGCTGTTTTTTTATGGGTACCGATTAAAAAATTAATTGATCAATATCCGGATTCTAAAAAAATTGGAGAACTCATTAGAAGATCGGTTGAGAATGTTTTTATCAACCAATCTCGTCATATTACGTTACCACGACGAGTTTCCTTGCCTATGAAAGAAATATGGTATTTACAATCCCGTTTTAAATATCAACAAGGTATGCGAGCAGTGCGTTTATTGCAGCATCCTCGGTTTCGAGCTGCTTATGATTTTTTACTACTTCGTAATCAAGCCGGTGAACATCCCAATGGGCAAGATACAAACTTATGCCAGTGGTGGGATAAAGTCCAAAGTATGGAAGAAAAAGAGCAGTTAAACTATTTAAACCCTAAAAAAAGTAGATCAAACTGTAGCAAAACTAAAAAATTTAAACCTAAGCTAAACCAGCCGATAAGTGTAGATGGCTAG
- a CDS encoding nucleoside deaminase — MNHQDFLARTIALARENVEEGGRPFSTVIVRDGGIIAESPNKVAQTYDPTAHAEILAIREACTKLKTEHLTDCTIYILTSPCPMCLGALYYCSPKQVIYMTTREDYAPFYRDNRKYFELETFYDEYTKPIGQKRLPMVQEQSKEVIGVYKRWSELNKL, encoded by the coding sequence GTGAACCATCAAGATTTTTTAGCACGAACTATAGCATTAGCCAGAGAAAATGTAGAAGAGGGTGGACGACCTTTCTCTACAGTCATTGTTCGTGATGGAGGAATTATCGCAGAGAGCCCAAATAAAGTAGCCCAAACTTATGATCCTACTGCCCATGCAGAAATATTAGCAATTCGAGAAGCTTGCACCAAGCTTAAGACAGAGCACCTAACTGATTGTACTATTTATATACTCACTAGCCCTTGTCCTATGTGTCTAGGTGCTCTTTATTATTGTAGTCCTAAACAGGTAATTTATATGACAACTCGAGAGGATTATGCACCATTTTATCGAGATAATCGTAAATATTTTGAACTAGAAACCTTTTATGATGAGTATACTAAGCCCATAGGGCAGAAAAGATTACCTATGGTTCAAGAACAATCTAAAGAAGTAATTGGAGTTTACAAACGTTGGAGTGAACTAAATAAACTTTAA
- a CDS encoding SDR family oxidoreductase — MSTLLITGANRGIGLEFVTQYIQAGWRVLACCRNPDKAEALNQIESKHSDLLSIYQLDISYFTEIEELAADLFDEEIDVLINNAGVYPESNLSSQDITDDNWILGFKINTMAPLKLAQLFAPQIAQSQQKKIINITSKMGSITDNTSGGSYFYRSSKAALNMITKSLAIDLASQKIATAVLHPGWVQTEMGGANALITAQKSVAGIRQVINRLTLENSGKFYNYTGEEIPW; from the coding sequence ATGTCCACATTATTAATTACAGGTGCTAATCGGGGAATTGGTCTAGAGTTTGTTACACAATATATTCAAGCAGGTTGGAGAGTACTCGCCTGTTGCCGCAATCCAGATAAAGCAGAAGCACTTAATCAGATCGAATCAAAACACTCTGACTTATTAAGTATCTATCAATTAGATATTTCCTATTTTACAGAAATTGAAGAATTGGCTGCGGATCTTTTTGATGAAGAAATTGATGTGCTTATTAATAATGCAGGTGTTTATCCAGAAAGTAATCTATCTTCCCAAGATATTACTGATGATAATTGGATATTAGGATTTAAAATTAATACAATGGCACCACTTAAGCTAGCACAGCTATTTGCCCCTCAAATTGCCCAAAGCCAACAAAAGAAGATTATAAATATTACGAGTAAAATGGGTAGCATTACAGACAATACCAGTGGTGGATCCTATTTTTACCGATCTAGCAAAGCTGCACTTAATATGATTACTAAAAGCCTAGCCATTGATTTAGCTTCTCAGAAAATAGCAACTGCAGTCCTTCACCCTGGATGGGTACAAACAGAAATGGGTGGAGCTAATGCTTTAATTACTGCCCAAAAAAGTGTAGCAGGAATACGTCAAGTTATTAATCGGCTTACGCTAGAAAATAGCGGAAAATTCTATAACTACACAGGGGAAGAAATTCCTTGGTAA
- a CDS encoding acyltransferase family protein: protein MNKRFLALDAFRGIAAICIVVFHMHLVGAITELGFFRGSDLFVEFFFVLSGFVLAHAYGFKNVSFKRFFISRTFRLYPLHLFMFFLFVPLELGKLFAFKAGIVFNTAPFTELKALDEILPNLLFLQSWLPMYEAYSWNYPSWSLSVEYYMYMLFFLTLFIKHPIKYVVWFIISVVSFFLLMNKLGLKEEALRGLSCFFAGSLAYLLYKNISNKLDSLGAIFFNIAEIALLIIIFFVISYVQELKGVIASFVFVITVFIFAFERGFFGKLLTKSIFQAFGRLSYSIYMTHVAILFCVTSIPIVLAKITGSNIAPMIEDIRYLDFGSSIANNLFIGITVLTVIGCSALTYKYIEVKGQELGRKLLKK from the coding sequence TTGAATAAAAGGTTTTTAGCACTAGATGCATTTAGAGGTATCGCAGCAATTTGCATTGTTGTTTTTCATATGCATTTAGTTGGCGCTATTACAGAGCTAGGTTTTTTTAGAGGAAGTGATTTATTTGTTGAGTTTTTCTTTGTATTGAGCGGATTTGTTTTAGCTCACGCTTACGGCTTTAAAAATGTTTCTTTTAAGAGATTTTTTATAAGCAGAACATTTCGGCTGTATCCATTACATTTATTTATGTTCTTTTTATTTGTTCCTTTAGAGCTTGGGAAACTATTTGCTTTTAAAGCAGGCATTGTATTTAATACCGCACCTTTTACTGAATTAAAAGCACTAGATGAAATACTCCCAAATCTATTGTTTTTGCAGTCTTGGCTTCCTATGTATGAAGCATATAGCTGGAATTACCCCTCTTGGAGTTTAAGTGTTGAATACTATATGTATATGCTGTTTTTTTTAACCCTCTTCATTAAGCATCCTATTAAGTATGTTGTTTGGTTTATTATTTCAGTTGTATCTTTTTTTCTTTTAATGAATAAATTGGGTTTGAAAGAAGAAGCATTAAGAGGCTTGTCTTGTTTTTTTGCTGGCAGTCTTGCTTATCTTTTATATAAAAACATTTCTAACAAGTTAGATAGTCTAGGTGCTATATTTTTCAATATTGCAGAAATAGCTTTATTAATAATAATTTTCTTTGTGATTTCTTATGTTCAAGAATTAAAAGGAGTGATTGCTAGCTTTGTATTTGTAATAACTGTTTTTATTTTTGCTTTTGAAAGAGGATTTTTTGGAAAGTTGCTAACAAAGTCTATTTTTCAGGCTTTTGGTAGGTTGTCTTATTCAATTTATATGACACATGTGGCAATACTATTCTGTGTAACATCTATACCAATAGTTTTAGCAAAAATTACAGGTAGCAATATTGCTCCAATGATTGAAGATATAAGATATCTAGATTTCGGCTCTTCAATAGCTAACAACTTATTTATAGGCATTACAGTTTTAACTGTTATTGGATGTTCAGCCTTAACTTATAAATATATTGAAGTTAAAGGGCAGGAGCTAGGAAGAAAACTGCTTAAAAAATAA
- a CDS encoding PepSY domain-containing protein, producing MKKNKLFIVAFLGLAMNFSQADVADSIEKNISSKEQVAQTRQNNTQEIEALFKKLDAAALANHPNAKVSDSSLKRKGSVYSYKTKLTDDQGVQWKIQINAADGTVINEKSKAPKNKSKESNSIAK from the coding sequence ATGAAAAAAAATAAATTATTTATAGTTGCTTTTTTAGGATTAGCTATGAATTTTTCTCAAGCTGACGTGGCTGATTCTATTGAAAAAAATATTTCTAGTAAAGAGCAGGTAGCACAAACCCGACAAAATAATACTCAAGAGATAGAAGCTCTTTTTAAGAAGTTAGATGCAGCAGCTTTAGCAAATCACCCTAATGCAAAGGTGAGTGATTCTAGCTTAAAGAGAAAAGGAAGTGTTTACAGTTATAAAACTAAATTAACGGATGATCAGGGGGTGCAGTGGAAAATTCAAATTAACGCTGCAGATGGTACTGTCATAAATGAAAAATCTAAAGCTCCAAAAAATAAATCAAAAGAAAGTAATAGCATAGCAAAATGA
- a CDS encoding PepSY domain-containing protein, with translation MISQNYSIKWRVALAALLFSASWSLKADLGHNEALRLRQEGKILSFEEILGAALKRYPGALLLESDLEQRRKNIFIYELEILTTSGVVRELKINASDGQIVKDQIDD, from the coding sequence ATGATAAGCCAGAATTATTCCATAAAATGGAGAGTAGCTTTAGCCGCTCTCCTTTTTTCTGCCTCATGGAGTTTAAAAGCGGATCTAGGGCATAATGAGGCGCTTCGCTTGCGCCAAGAAGGAAAAATTTTATCTTTTGAAGAGATTTTAGGAGCAGCCTTAAAGCGTTACCCAGGGGCATTATTGCTAGAATCAGATCTTGAGCAGAGAAGGAAAAATATCTTTATTTATGAGTTAGAGATTCTTACTACCTCAGGTGTAGTGCGGGAGCTTAAAATTAATGCAAGTGATGGGCAAATTGTTAAAGATCAAATAGATGATTGA
- a CDS encoding response regulator transcription factor — MRLLLVEDNIALADQLLPLFKGHGYAIDWLVDGRDAVLAPHDNSFDLAILDLGLPGLDGLKVLECWRSEGLTLPVLILTARDSWAERLEGLRAGADDYLSKPFHPDELLLRVQAVLRRSHGTVNNPRLEVGELALDESRQSVWQSGQEYELTRGEFRLLRCFMLNPGRVLTRMQLNDHLYDGESERDSNVLEVHVSRLRRKLGEQIIETRRGQGYCFLG; from the coding sequence ATGCGATTATTATTGGTAGAAGATAATATAGCACTTGCTGATCAACTACTGCCACTATTTAAAGGTCATGGTTATGCTATTGATTGGTTAGTCGATGGTCGAGATGCAGTGCTTGCACCCCATGATAATTCTTTTGATTTAGCTATTCTTGATTTAGGATTACCTGGCTTAGATGGACTAAAAGTACTAGAGTGTTGGCGATCAGAGGGGTTAACTTTACCTGTACTTATTTTAACTGCTCGAGATTCTTGGGCAGAGCGCTTAGAGGGGTTACGAGCAGGTGCTGATGATTATTTAAGTAAACCTTTTCATCCAGATGAATTACTACTTCGAGTACAAGCAGTATTACGCCGTAGTCATGGTACCGTGAATAACCCACGGCTTGAAGTAGGGGAATTAGCCTTAGATGAGTCACGCCAAAGTGTCTGGCAATCAGGGCAAGAATACGAGCTTACTCGTGGTGAGTTTCGTTTACTGCGTTGTTTTATGCTAAACCCAGGCAGAGTATTAACCCGTATGCAGCTCAATGACCATCTATACGATGGAGAAAGTGAGCGGGACAGCAATGTGCTAGAAGTCCACGTCAGTCGTTTACGTCGCAAGTTAGGAGAGCAAATTATAGAAACACGTCGAGGTCAAGGTTACTGCTTTTTAGGATAA
- a CDS encoding sensor histidine kinase — MISMKRQLGISLFISLFIPGVLMGEIAIWWLDQRQRTSLITSLHSEAINILAALHHLPESKKIYLNQQAINPIYHRPFSRHYFTISSKDMYWRSRSLWDFQLEALEEDGLSVDLVLGPQKQKLLRYQAHYQIADQPVTIVVALDYAPQLEDFTYIKTRGILIWIFILIFLALLQQWLIRRGLTPLNLVHQQLKQFRDGQRTMLDTNVVQELKPLVDEVNRLQDYTERQLRRSRHAVGDLSHGLKTPLSVIRNQCQTQLQGTAPTLAKNMSEQIQQMESSIKRALGRARIAAELAPKNRFIPTEDIPLLFRTLRQAYDNKVQLKIEGKLPEPLPFDRDDMLELLGNLLDNACKWANQSVNLTLESQPKGLMITVTDDGPGIDPIHQKTMLERGTRLDQQVPGQGFGLGIVNDLVEAYEGELFLNNKLEGGLQVRVFLPLPSLRKIISG; from the coding sequence ATGATCTCCATGAAGCGCCAGTTAGGAATCAGCTTATTTATTAGCCTATTTATTCCTGGAGTGCTCATGGGAGAAATAGCAATCTGGTGGCTAGATCAACGACAACGCACATCATTAATTACAAGTTTACATAGCGAAGCTATTAACATTTTGGCTGCTTTACACCACCTGCCAGAAAGTAAAAAAATTTATTTAAATCAACAAGCAATTAATCCTATCTACCATCGTCCTTTTTCTAGGCATTACTTTACTATATCTTCAAAAGATATGTATTGGCGTTCTCGCTCTTTATGGGATTTTCAACTAGAGGCACTTGAAGAAGATGGACTCAGTGTTGATTTAGTACTAGGTCCTCAAAAGCAGAAGCTACTTCGCTACCAAGCACATTACCAAATTGCTGATCAGCCTGTTACTATTGTTGTTGCTTTAGATTATGCTCCCCAGTTGGAGGATTTTACCTATATTAAAACCCGTGGTATTTTAATTTGGATTTTTATTCTTATATTTTTAGCATTACTTCAGCAGTGGCTTATTCGCCGTGGCTTAACTCCCCTTAATCTTGTTCACCAACAGTTGAAGCAATTTCGAGATGGTCAACGTACTATGTTAGATACTAATGTAGTACAAGAATTAAAACCATTAGTAGATGAAGTAAATCGATTACAAGATTATACAGAAAGACAACTGCGTCGATCTCGGCATGCGGTAGGAGATTTAAGTCACGGATTAAAAACACCACTATCAGTAATAAGAAACCAATGCCAAACTCAGTTACAAGGTACTGCTCCAACTCTTGCAAAAAATATGAGTGAACAAATTCAGCAAATGGAATCCAGTATTAAGCGAGCATTAGGTCGAGCGAGAATTGCTGCAGAGCTTGCTCCAAAAAATCGTTTTATTCCTACTGAAGATATTCCTCTATTATTTCGTACTCTACGACAAGCTTATGATAATAAGGTACAACTGAAAATAGAAGGGAAATTACCTGAACCTCTTCCCTTTGATCGAGATGATATGTTAGAGCTACTAGGTAATTTATTAGATAATGCCTGTAAGTGGGCAAATCAATCAGTAAACCTCACTTTAGAGAGTCAGCCTAAGGGATTAATGATCACAGTAACGGACGATGGTCCCGGAATTGATCCTATACATCAAAAAACCATGCTTGAGCGAGGCACTCGCTTAGATCAGCAAGTACCTGGACAAGGGTTTGGGCTCGGGATTGTCAATGATTTAGTAGAAGCCTATGAAGGAGAGTTATTTTTAAACAATAAACTAGAGGGTGGCTTACAGGTTCGTGTTTTTTTACCATTACCTAGTTTAAGAAAAATAATATCAGGCTAA